Part of the Cyprinus carpio isolate SPL01 chromosome A1, ASM1834038v1, whole genome shotgun sequence genome is shown below.
ATCCCAAGTATGCATACTTTTCTATTCTTTGAATTGAGTGCATTGAGTGCGTTCTTATAGGGTAATTTGCATTGATACACAGATACGCAGGCCGAGATTCTCTCATTGGCTGAGCTGATTAAACAAAGTGCTCATTCCAACTTGTGTCAGTTCCAAAATGTTATAGTTTGCTATCATTAATTATACCAATATCCTGCACTGTATCAGCCACACTGCTGATGATAGCAATTCAGTGTAAACTGAGGTTAAATCGAATGCCTATAACAGACAAACAACAGGTGCACACCTTCTGAGCAATTAACTTCCGTTGTCTGACCaggattttaaaagaaataatttttatggAGACCCAAAAATGGCTTGCAGGTCTGCTCTGATAAGCTCACATACAGCAgtggaaataaaatcaaatttaaccaCATAATAATTCGTTAGGATAGCAAAACATATATATGTCATGCATCCATTCAAACTCTATTTTGGCACAAATTCAGTAATATGACTAATACTAATATGACTTAAAGATCTTAAGGTTTTGCTAACTGTGGATTGCTCATTTCTTCAGCTTACTGTATGATTTCATATATGGACTGAACTGACTTCTCATGTCACTGAACACTGAACCGTCATAACACATACAagatgaaatataacaataaGGCAACATAAACATGGTTCATCaacaatatttttagatttaaacgCCTAAATACTATTTGTTTGGGCAGTGACACCTAATAAACCCACTCTCAATCTAAAAACTAGCAAATTACCGTCACATATCATAACCAAATACTACATTTTGAAGAAACACAGTTGTAATCTACAATGCTTGGCATGGTGGTAATGACAGCAGAGCTTGGCACAGCGATTCGAATTCATATCAAATGATGTGaacatgttttaaatgctttcatgAAAATGTGCAAGGCCAATTTTTACACTTCttattaatttatcatacagCAGAAGTTGAAAGGTCAGGGtggacagaaaaacaacaacagaaacattcTAGCAAACTGAAAACTTCACAGTAATTCATATCAAAGCAAATGTTTCATGAGAAAACATGACTCCAGGGGACAGAAAAGGTCTTTAATTTTAGGAAACCCCATCTTATAATTAATGGCCAAGCAAATCAGGCTTTTCTGGAGAACCAACCAGTCGATTCAAGTTGTCAACAGATCTATTTGTGACGAAGAAAAGCTGTTGTTGATCTTGTTGGTAGTATTGTTGGTCTAAGGTTactttatatgaaataatgttttttttttaccgccGCGCCATTACATTTGATCCCTGCTCGCTCAGATACAGTATTTACACCGGAATCTATAAGAAAGCGAcgtgttttctgtgtgtgcttCTCCGTTCGCAGCGTACAGAACCTAGAAGCAGTGGGCCACACTGACAGCCATGGCTCTGTTTTATCAACAACGGCTTCGATCACGACACCGCGAGCGCGTTTTCAACCCGTCGCGGCGCCAGCAACGCGCGTTAAACGCCCGATTGACCCGAATCGGTATCGGAGGTATGTGCTAACGTTAGTTACCTCGGGTACATTAGCAAGAGCTGTAGGGGATCCTTACCATTCTGTCGCCGGGCTCGTCTTCGCCTTGTGCGGAGTCTCGCGGAACTGAACGGTCGCTGACGGTTATTTTTCAGAGCGAGGGAGTGGTGGTTATTTTTTTGTCTCCTGGGGTTTCTTGTCGTTGGGTTTTGGGTTCAGTGCAGTGGCTTCAGTAACGTTAGGTCCGCAGCGGAGGGGGAAGAGGCAGTGGGTTGAGTCGGTGGAGAGAGAAAGcgagggaaggagggagggagacTCAGCGGAGCGGAGGGGGGAGGTGCGTTAGAACAGCACATCCGGGTACTTCTGCCGAGCATCATTACCGCTGATCAAATGATTTTGCATCTCAGGTCTGAAAGAGAAACCTAGTATCTGACTTTAATGAAGAGGAGGGGATGGACTGGAATTAATTTCATGCCGTTATTACGTCAAAAGTTATTTCAGTTTGCTTATATAGGGCTAATTTGATATGGCCTTCATGCTGCAATACCTGATTATGATAATAAAGTTATAAAtgactttaatgtaatttttatgtaatttgtttggaattttgtttgaattattttttaatacttttattggttttttttaaatgttttgcttaatatctaatgatttttccctttttaaaattgttttatttattttcttgaagGGGTTTTGTCATCAGGCCTACCTTTGTATTACATTTTGTGAGCATtcctaaataaaatttaaaagtataaaatagttgatttgtaataaatattattggaaTTATGGCTAAAtacaacacatactgtatatacattttttttagcaatgtttaACATGAGCAGTTTAATATCTAatgatctttttttcttcattttcttgaTTAATCTATGTCCTAAAGGGCTTTTATTGTAAGGCCTGCTTTTTAAAAGACTTATTGTGACCATTCctaattaaaagtataaaatagttttgttaattgtaataaatattattgggATTATGgcttaatttaaaacataaatgctttgtttgtttgacatGTGCAgcttaatatctaatatttttcactttttaaatcatgtttattattttcctgattttattgtttgttcttGCTGTGGCATATTTCATCTCTCTTGGGAGTGTTTTATTGTGAGGCCTgcttttgtattacatttttaacctTTGGTGACTAAATATGCAGGTATTTGCATCTTAAAGTTTGTGAGTTTTGTGTCTTTAAGTGTattagttttttgtcttttggtgtgtttttttaaaataaataaataagtttaatttgCAATAGCTGCCTGTTCAATGATAGATGTTATAAATAATCTAGTTATCTAAAATGCATATTAACTATAAAGTTACTAAATTATATCAATATTCTAAGCTAAAAATAACCACcacatattattttcatattttgtactttctttctttttttggtcttttattgGCTGGTATTGTCCTAAaccataatgtatttttaaaaacaacaacattgtttaTATTCTTACAAAAAGGTCAGAAGTTTGGCTCCAAGTCACACAAAAATCAAGATTGATATTCAGCAACACACGAGCAAacaaataatcagaatatgaGTAAAAAGAGGCATAGAATTAAGCAACTGCATTTCTGATTCGCTTCTAACTCTCACCAGTGAACTAATGCTTCTGTGAGAAATAGGCAACGTATATATAATAGTTTAAGCAGTGAACAACAGTAACACAAAATAGGAAATAATTAAACATCCATTCACACCATACAGTAACAGACACGCctgccacaaataaataattctttTACGCTGGTCCCAAAAGACCACAATATTAATTGACTGgtctttataatattacattatacatacTAATAGAGTATCATGTATAGCCTGTGTACGTTCAAACAGCACCTTTCTGAGCAAGCATCGTGGAGCACAGCCTGTCTCCAAAACAGCAAACCGCTGGGGTAAATACAGGCCTGCATTGCAGATTTCTCATCTGAGTCTTGATGAAAGATGGTCTCGGTGTATTTGTAACCATAATAGAGCTGATGTGTGCTGTGCAAATGACCAAGAGAGAGCGTTACATTAGTTGTGATTATATTTGCTTTTCAAATGGAGAATTTAACAGATAATATCTcaatttttttcagagtttcaccAACTCTGTTCAGACTGAAACGTTCAGATTGTGCATGACCAGTGGATGCAGTGCTTGACTGGTGAACAGATACCCTGATGGATCGCTTGTTTGGAGCCTTTAATAGTCACATCTTATTTCACTTGAGCATTTTGCAGTCATCTATCTCGCACACAGCGGCCCCATGATGGTTACAGGACATATTGCGCAggtttgctgctgctgctgctgctgctccgcTCGTGTTTTACAGGAAAACCTCTTTGTTTATCCACATGAGGCTGCGGGTCTCGTTGGGCTTGGCCTCGTACTCGATGCAATTGAAGCTGTTGCCGAACTGGCAGTGTTCTCTCTTGTAGTAGTTGTAGTATTTCACTTGCCATACTGTTTCAAATGTGCCTGCATCTTTGAACTGGCAACAAAAAGAAGATGgatgtttagaaacattttacagCTCAGTTCTTTTTGTGTACTCAATCAATTGGCTGACTGATTTGTCTTTAGTTACAGAGCGGTGGTGCTTGCGTATCCATGCAAAATTAACACAATGCTCACAATGTTACTCATTAACTATCCATTTAAACATGGATATGTGTACATGTACAGAAGCAACCTGACATAGATTTAGCTTGTagtttatgcagttttttttttttttttgctgatttgcaATTATTTTATGTATCACAGGTTGCACTTGTCTGCACTCCGAAAAGatagtaagtaaataaaacattactgcagtacaagaaaatacaatttcacttTTCATACTTAAAAATTTCAAGTTTAACTCATGTTTAattgcttgccatttctttgtaatcttttgtaaaaagaaattactagcaatttctgagtgcaaactgtttcaccaaaaaaaaaaagaaatcagtgtGCAAACTTGCTTTCCATTTAATATAGTCTtgacataataaaattaaaatataaaactgtaaacataattttaaaggtTGTCATATGTTTTGGAGTGtactattaaaaaaactttaaataacaaaaattttgcccaaatatatatatatatatatatatatatatatatatatatatatatatatatatatatatatatatatatatatatatacacacacatatacattgaatgctcaaatgcagagttttgccaATAGTATCTGCATGTTGTATGTGTAGAAAGTGTAATAAAAGATCTTTTATTGAGTCTTAACATTCTAGACTTTTAGAAAATAGTATTCAACAAAGTGATCTACCAATTagctatattttttaatttttctgaagaaaaaaaaatctccacttAAAATTTCCAGCTACTCTACAGCTTaagttcagttgctgccttaaattttAAAGTGTAATCAATCTGACTATGtaaaaatgaagttgaaattggttaaattattttgatgaattaaagtaatgggggaaaaaacatattttgagatGATTTCTAGAGCCCTGGTGGTTGCCATGATGTTTATATgaggttgctatggtgttggTTTCTCATTGGTCCAGGTCAAAGAGCCCATCCCCCAATCTGTATGACATTCTGACCAACAGATATGACTTAAAACTAGGATTTGATTGCCTGTTTTATCATCTGTCAGCAGGTGCAAATCATGAGTCTTCCAAAGTAACAGAATCACAACCTTCTCAGTAATTTGAAGCATCATTTAGGTCCCTAATCCTCAGTATGAACAATGTAGCATCTAGCAATTCCACGTGACTTCATAAtgaattctattttattctattctattccgaATCCCGGCTGGGCTGTGTTACCTCTATGAAGACCTGCACAGGTTGTCTGTCCCCGCTCTTGGTGTGTGGCACTCCCTCAGTGTCGTAGGTGCCATTGTAGACGATCTGCTCCTCATCTCTGGACTGCTGCTCCAAAGGGAAGCTCTTTCCGCCGATTCCCATTGTGCTGAAATCCCGTTTAAACAAGCGTCAGACTATCTGTCTGCTTAGCACCTGAAATCCCTTctgtgaattaaacattaaaggcTCGTGCACTCGTAACACATACCCATGGCTCAGTTTTACttcttttattaaaacattaaggaTTCTTTGTTGTTAAAGATTAGCATGTTTTGAATGTATGCAGCGGTCTGTTTAGTTAGCTCACATATACGATTTAATTTCTTACAGGAGCGCAGGTGCACCTTTCGAACTCAGGATTGCGAAAAACATCGAGTGCTAAGAGCTATTTATATGCAACCAGCTATAATATCAGAAGCATATAAACAGGAGCAGTTTAACCGCGTATTCGACTTACGTGGCCTCCGCGCTACCCGGCTTCACGATCACCTCGATTTTGTATTTCGATCCTGTTAGCAATTTGATTGTCCTGCTCTGACCGAACCTCGTCCCGTCCACTTTATAAAACACGGGTCCGTCATTGGGTTGGATTTTCAAAGAAATCGCGATGTTTATTATCGCTGGAACGTCGGCCATGGTTGCGAGATAACGGAGGTCGATGTATTTCCACGGCTCCCGGTCATTAACGGGATGGCGGATGGTCCCAGGAAGCTGTTGGGAGATGCTGTGACGTCTACACAAGCCATCACGCCCATTTGCGAGATATTGTAGCTTATCATGGTTATTTTTGGGATTTTGGTTGGCTGGGCTCATGTAATGCACCGATGGCCATTAGTCACGCGCTGGATAACGCACACTAAAATAGGCACTGCTACTCTcgattgtttatgtattttagtcATGCGTGTTGTATTTTAGTTTTCAGAAATATTGTAAATAGcttattaagcattttatttagGTCCTAATCCCACTGTGTTAGCCTCCATCTCCGTTATCCTCGCAATGAAAAACAGTCCCTGTCCAAAGTGCTGAAACTGAAGAAACATGCTGTGCTGCGCTAATACTGCCTGCAGTACTGAGCCATGTTTATGAGTtgctaaaaagtacattttaaatgttgttgagGTAATACTGAATTAAGTTTTGAGTGTTGTTTATTCAAgaaatgttaataaatcattaatataattaactaaattaattaggctaattatgttttttttgaagaAGTATATACCTTTGCGTGCATTTTTGTCTTTCCAGAAAGCTTTGCTTTTTTGTTAATGGACAGTCAGACCAATAatagtttaattacatttatgccattttaaataatataatgaagaGGAATATACATAATTTGATTAATCAGATAAGTAGGCAAGTTATATTCTCATTTAACATTCATAATAGTTTTATCTCACAAATTCCTCCATTAAGAGTTCATAAGGAATAAttctcgcaaaaaaaaaaaaaaaaaaaaaaaatctactcactctcaggccatccatgatgcagatgagtttgtttcttcattaggacagatttggagaaatgtagcattacatcacatgcgcacatttgcagtgaatggatgccatcaGATTAATTATGTAATCACTCTCAGTAAGCATTTCCAAACATTGGATAAAAACTCCACAATCAACTCACATACTCCAGCTACATTGGATGTCCAACTCCACCCTCAACTacatattggtttatttttatgtttttgtctgtttacctactgttttttttcccccttttggaaaaataaaaaaaaaaaaggcagatatGGACTCTCTTCACTGTATTGAATTGTGTTTTCGAAGTCTCGtctgttaataaaatgaaaatctctttatctgtctgtgtaataataataaaaatctctttttaaaaaaaaaagtgatgttgggtttatatatatttgtatgtttatcaCTGTTTGTACATAGAAAaatttgataaattaattattttaatatttctatatttttttattttttatagggatAAGACATATGCATACAGATAGCAGAAAGAGAGATATGACATATGATTAAGGGTGGAGTAAAGAGTTGGGTGACATAGTGTTGATTGATATGTTGGGTTTAGTACAGCATTGGGACAcatatttttagttaatatatttttgggAGTGACTCTAAAAATcagataaattaacaaaaatcaaTACTTAAATCCAAATGTGCACAGTTTTGTTGATCTATATGAAAAGAGCGAAGAAAAGATCCATCTATAAAATGATTCCATCAAATGAAACCTATAAAACCTTATTTTCCATTGCAAATTAAGGTAATACAACTAAAATGTTTGGTAACAAAAGCCACACTATCATGTATTCTGGCCGCCACAGTCTTTGGGCTTTTTTGCAATACCGATTATAAAATTATTTGCCCAGCAAATGTTTCAGTCTTAGTGCTTCCATTGTAGACACAGCTGATATATTTCAGTACATTGGCACGGTCTGAAAAGTCTCTCTCTGCTCTATCTATCCAGTTCCGCCTCTAGTATCTCTCCCCAGGTCTCCACGTCCAGTGGACACATGCTGTTGGGCGGGATATCGTCAGCAGAGCTGATGTTACTGTACCGGCCCTTCAGCCACCTCCGCTTTACACAGCCTTTTCTGTAGTTACGAACAAGAGTAACCTGGGAGAGGATGTTAATGTATTTGAATTTCAGCAACCTGCGGTTTTAAGATACTTTCCTGCAGCAGAATTTTAACAGCACTAACACAAACCTTCCATGAACACCCAGCACGCCTGTCCCCGTTCACCTCCCTCCGGCAAACAGCCAGCGCTGTAAGACAGTGGCTCCTCCACAGCTGATCGCTGCCCTCGATTATATCATTCCAGTGTCTGCAGGTGAGCGAGGCCCGGCACAAACTCCTGACGTCCAGCTCACTGAAGATCCTAACGCTCATCTCAGTGGGAAGGGTCTCTGTAAAGCTGTGCTGGAGCGGATCCTGGTTACAGGTGATTGAGTTTGATGACGTTTATCTCTGTTGGAGGTTTCGCTGTTGCTCCTTTTACAGACATTCTGCATCTCGCAGCATCCTAGaacagtttcagttttattttcattgagtCCAACACCAGGTATTTGTATGAcagaacatatgtgaccctggaccacacaaCCAGCCATAAtaagcacaggtatatttgtagcagtagccagcaatacattgtatgggtcacactgatcgatttttattttatgcaaaaatcattaggatattagggttagggttagggttccattaagatattttgtaactttcctaCCGTGAACCGTTCATTTGGACAACTGTAAAGGCGATTgtccccttttttatttattcatttatttattttattttgcaccctcagattccagattttcacatagttgtatttcagccaaaaattgtgccatcctaacaaaccacacatcaatggaaagcttagtTATGACTTTAtgaccattatgactggttttgtggtacagggtcacatATGACTTACAAATAATGCGTTATTTAAGCAACACAAAGGTTATAGTGTGCGTGTAACGTGGAAAAAGCCACCAAGTAAATCTAGATAACAGAGtctaaaacagattttaaaaacgGTCACATCTATATAACTCTATTCTGTAcgacaaattaattatatttataaaaaaattaaacatgttatTTGTAAAGATTCATACCGACGGAGGCGTCTCTCAGACAGCTGAGGATTTAAATGTCAGCGTTTGTTTACACCGGAAGCCCCACAAGACAAACCTCGCCCCCGTCCCACTGCGCATGCGCTTCTCTCCAGCGgaaatttaaagttgttttgattCTGCATTACTGTAGTGCAGAATTTAAGTCATAGATAACAGTTTTAATTATTCATGTCCTAAATTTGTGCAGCGCTGTGGGTAAACGTTTAGAAAGGGTCCCACGTGCGTGTTTATACAGCGCATGCTCGTCTCGGAGTTCACCGGAAGTCCgaaaattattattcaatattcatTTCTTGTTACACATCTCGTTCAGTCAGCGCAGCAAGCTCCTTCAGCCTTTTTCTTGTGCACAAAGCAGCGAAAAGTTGACTGTAACGAATTCGTCTTCGCAACCTTATGAAATAGTAAGTAATTTCGTTCTTAATGGGAGAGTTTGTACTGAGAAAGTTATAAAATTGCAGCGCGTGCGAGCCCTTACAGCATTTGCATACACTTTATAGTTAATTACAGTGAACTATAAGTACAGACAGGTCTGTGTGTCTTCTTATGCACAGATGCCAGGCTTTGAGCTGGAGCAGGTGGACGGTGGCAGTCCTATAGAGCTGCCCTTTGGAGAAACTGTCCTGGGGAGAGGACCATTTCTAGGAGTAAGTGGACTGTTAGTACTATGTACTGTATTTTCACTAATAtgtcttaaatatatattaaatagcatGCTAATGCTAGTTGAAATTTGGAGTTActgttttttattgatatttctgTTGTTGAGATTATTATGCTGTGCactaaagctgcatgtttttgcaGCATGTGCAGTGagtttatatagatatatgtttTGGCATATTGAATGTTTTCTTCATGTTGGTTTACTGtagaacacacaaaacaaatgtgtTACTTTCAATTTCATGTATGAGCCATTTATCATTGAGCAATGACAATCAAAGCCCTCAAGATGGCACCCAAACTCTTACGTCTGAGGGTTAGATGTAGGTGATACTGAGGTGCAATATCCCATAGAGTGGTCCATGaattgacaaaaatgttttttgcattgcaCTAACAAACCTCAGGAGTCCTGACATCGGTTATATAGCATAGACAAATTTTTAAAGACCCAATAAAATCAAAATGGGAGTTTGCTTTAAGGTAATCTATATGCTAGTGTACACATACAAGTTGACAGCCTTtggcatttaaataaattatacatttaaaatctttgtCTTGCAAAAAAACCCTCTTTGTCTTTGTCTTATGCCAGCTTCCTGTTTCATAAGGAAA
Proteins encoded:
- the cnrip1a gene encoding CB1 cannabinoid receptor-interacting protein 1a, which produces MADVPAIINIAISLKIQPNDGPVFYKVDGTRFGQSRTIKLLTGSKYKIEVIVKPGSAEATTMGIGGKSFPLEQQSRDEEQIVYNGTYDTEGVPHTKSGDRQPVQVFIEFKDAGTFETVWQVKYYNYYKREHCQFGNSFNCIEYEAKPNETRSLMWINKEVFL
- the LOC109106866 gene encoding F-box only protein 48 encodes the protein NSITCNQDPLQHSFTETLPTEMSVRIFSELDVRSLCRASLTCRHWNDIIEGSDQLWRSHCLTALAVCRREVNGDRRAGCSWKVTLVRNYRKGCVKRRWLKGRYSNISSADDIPPNSMCPLDVETWGEILEAELDR